In the genome of Dermacentor andersoni chromosome 3, qqDerAnde1_hic_scaffold, whole genome shotgun sequence, one region contains:
- the LOC126524253 gene encoding 3-alpha-hydroxysteroid sulfotransferase-like, whose protein sequence is MELRKPSHQVIDGVPRCRGIVPEILRENLKFRPQIGDVVQSTFPKTGTHWMMYIVQLILRDGEPMTTHEELAKYCRFIEYVGIKGWKSSLGMRTFATHLPLSEDTISEEGKYIYVARNPWDVCVSMYHMVTNVSAYEYQGATFEEFVDVFVSGNFGYGDYFEHVASAYSIRQKPNVLFVTYEDMKKDTRDVIIKVAHFLGERYGRALLEDETLLHKMLESSKPEHMRGVVVVDFRKRHSTRGKSVTCKQGYEGDQTKYGLVRTAKVGGWKEHFTPELLRRMETRISEAETVSSFIDLWKDIRAEAFKLSQGV, encoded by the coding sequence ATGGAGCTTCGAAAGCCATCGCACCAAGTAATAGATGGAGTACCTAGGTGCAGGGGCATAGTTCCAGAGATTCTACGAGAAAACCTCAAGTTCCGACCTCAAATAGGAGATGTGGTGCAGTCAACATTTCCGAAGACTGGTACACATTGGATGATGTACATTGTCCAGCTTATTCTGAGAGACGGCGAGCCAATGACAACGCACGAAGAGCTGGCTAAGTACTGCCGCTTTATTGAGTATGTGGGTATAAAGGGCTGGAAGTCCTCCCTGGGAATGAGAACATTTGCTACGCACTTGCCCTTGAGTGAGGACACCATCAGCGAAGAAGGAAAGTACATTTACGTTGCCCGCAATCCGTGGGATGTGTGCGTTTCAATGTACCACATGGTGACCAATGTGAGCGCATACGAGTACCAGGGCGCCACGTTCGAGGAATTTGTTGACGTGTTTGTCAGCGGGAACTTTGGTTACGGTGACTACTTTGAACACGTGGCGTCAGCTTACAGCATTAGGCAGAAACCGAACGTGCTGTTTGTGACTTACGAAGACATGAAGAAGGACACTCGTGACGTGATTATCAAGGTAGCGCACTTTTTGGGCGAGCGCTATGGACGAGCTTTACTAGAGGATGAAACATTACTTCACAAGATGTTAGAGAGCTCCAAGCCAGAGCACATGCGAGGTGTCGTGGTCGTTGACTTTCGCAAAAGACATAGCACTCGGGGGAAGAGTGTAACCTGCAAGCAGGGCTACGAAGGAGATCAGACGAAATACGGTCTAGTGCGAACAGCCAAAGTCGGAGGGTGGAAAGAACACTTCACACCAGAGCTGCTCCGACGCATGGAAACTAGGATAAGTGAGGCAGAGACGGTGTCATCGTTTATTGATCTCTGGAAGGACATCAGAGCGGAGGCATTCAAGTTATCGCAAGGTGTCTGA